TACTGTCACCTTCTGCATATTGTTGTCGTCGGATTTTAAGATTAACTTAAGCTCTAATCTTCTAAATACTCTCTACTCGTACTGCTTCAAAATTGCGAGAATATCGGAAAATTACAGATGGTCTTCTAAGGCCTGGAGACATCCGCGGTAAAATGAATAAGTTGCAGCAACCTTTTGCTACGGGTATCTTTTTTCATTGGGCGAAGTGTTTAAACCTCCTAACCAAGAACATGATAAATCTTGGGGGTATATATTTGAACAGGACAAGTTAAGTAAATCACTTAAGACATTGCTGAGAGCAATTAGAGTTCTCGACGGTTCTTTCGGGATCAAATATTCAACAACATTTAATAAAATCTCATTATAAAAATGCTCATATTTTGCACTATCTATAACTGGAAATTTTTTACTAAATGTGTTCTATAACATGCTTAAGGCTTTTTCAACATACCCACAATTAGCGAGAAACCGTATTTGATCAGTCTTTCGACAGCAAGGGAAAAACTGGTATTGCACAAGCTTTATTTTTAATCTTTCTTCTTTTCGTCTGCGAGAATCAAATGAGGTATTCATGGGCTTGGAAGAGATGAGCATTTCTAAAGACTCTGAATCATTTAGTTATCCGAACTTGTTCATATTGAACAATAGGAATATTTCCTATATTCAATAGAAATTTTATTGACCCCTCACCTATTGACAGAGAAACGTTATACTTTTATTTTCGAAAAACCTTTTACTCTGCTCACAAGTAATGAGAAAAAAAATTTGTCATTGTAAACAAAGCAACGAAGCTTAAAACAACAGGCAAACCCCAAAATACAAAACCCAAAACAATCTGTTTCCTTATTTCTGAGAAATCACATACAGCAAGGCGGTATCTAGGATCATCCAGAGAAGGGACAAGATAAGGACAATTTCAACAGCGATAAAGAAATTGGTCGATATAAATTCCCTTGCCGAGTTGTAGGATTGTTCTACCCGGTCTAGCTTGACTTTTACAGCTGAAGCGATGTCGTCGATATCAAATTCTTTTTCCACGTACTTATAAATCGTCCGCAGGTGCCAATCTGAAGCTATCTGGTTAACATTGGCAAAGACCGAGTATATCGACTCGACAATCGATAGTTTATCTTGAACGAAATTCATCCCCTCTTCAGAAAATTTCTGGTAGCGTTGGGGCATCATCCAAAACTTATACCATGGAGGCAAATGGGCTAAAATAGTCTGGGCCTTGTCCAGTTCCCTATCCAACAAGAAATTATAGGAACGCAAGTTCCAGTAAAGGGCATAGACAAGCCGGATGATATTCAATATGACCTGGGATTCGTAAGAAGAGACGACTGCTCCAAACCTTTTGATCAGGATCAACTCGTTTTCGTAATAGCCAAAGTTAATCAATTTCTCGTTCTGGAGTACAAAGGGAGAAAGGCTATCGTAGTTGGGTTCCCCTGAAACAATACCATAAAGTCTCTTATAATGCTGTTCAATAAAGGCTTCAGCATCTTTGACAATTCCAGGTTCCAAAGAGAAAATAGGAAATAGGTCTAGTTCTTCAAGACGGTACACATACTGGTAGCTTGCAAACTGCTTGGCTTGTTCAATTAAACTGTTCACGAACGTCTTGACCCAGGCCAATATCCCCAAAGAACCCACGTTAATTGATCGCACTTCTATGGCAAGCGATGTCAGGAAAGCCATCTCTGCTTCGATGGGAAAAGAGACTTCAATAAGCCCTACACCAAACTTATAAATCTGGGTAACGACTTGAGCTTTAGCAGAAAATTTGTCCTTGAAAGAAACGAGGTGCGTGGTCCTTGTTGAAATTTCTTTGACAATCCTGTTGGCTTCCTCACCTCCAAACTCAAGTTCCAAACCCAAATCAAAAGGAATAAGAATTGAAACCTCCGCTTTCATTTCCTCTCTTAGCGCTTTGAAAATATATAGCAGGACCGACTCTTCGGAAAATGAAAACCCTCAAGCTACAGTTCTATGGGCAACCGGCCTTTCCAAAAGAGGGTTGCAAAAGAAAAAAGTTCTAAGGCAAAGGGCAGATACCCTAAATAACCAAGAATAGGCATTTCAAAAACAGGAAAAAAACCCAAATAAGGGATATGATAAACCCATTTTGGATCAGATTTCCAATTCCATGTTTCCCAACATAACCCACAGATCAATACCCCAATACCCAGAGAAACGACTCCTCTCCAATCTCCCCTCTGTAAATCTCCAAAAAGGATTGATCTTTTTCGGAGAAACGCATTAAGAGGTTCAGTTAGAAAAAAAAGAAAAATCCAGCACAAAGGATAAAAAACTTTGGGAAAACTTAAAAGGAGCACAAGACATAATAAGCCTAAAAGAGCAACTAACTTTTTGGAACCAATAATAAAGGGCTTACGCTTTTTAAGGCTAGCAACCCATCGCCATTGTCTAACCCATTCAGCGGTCGTTAAAACGGCAGGTATAACCGTTGAAAAACTTAAGGAAGCGAACAAAAAATAACTTACTGGGCCAAACTTATGGCTTCCCCTGTATTCCCAATTTTGAATACGAAGATTGATCCCCTCAAAAAGCCACCAGAACGGAATGGAAAAGAGAAATAAAAAAAGATAAGTTAACCCCATTCGCGTCAATGGGGAATCGCCTTTTCTCATGACAATTAACCCATCGACAGTCAAAATATAACCAAGCCATATAAAGAAAAAGAGATAATGAGTCCTTGCCCCTTCGATCAGGAGGTTAGCTATCCATGAAAAGCTAAGCAATCCAATACCTATATAGAAATGCAACCCAAGGTAAGCCTGAGTTTGAACAGAGTAGCTCTTCATCGCTCAGAATTAAAATAAAAAGAAATAGGAAGAATAGCCACTGGCTATTTGAGTTGGAGGATCAAAAAGCTGCTGACTTTTGCTTTCTTAGTGGGCTGAGTTTGCGATCTTGTACTTGATCTGATGGGCAAGTTGAGGATTAAGGTTTTCAATTTTAGTTAAATCTTTATCCCTCTCATTGAAATCATGGAGTTGGTTTTCTAGGAAAACGAGATTAATCAGTGGCCTAATATCACCTGGAAGATTTTCCTCAGCCCTGTGCCATGCATCAATCGCTTCAGGGAACAGGTGAAGTTCTTGACAAAGACAGCCTAAATTAAACCAACCCATCCCGAAACGGGGATCTATCTGGATCGTTTTTTTATACGCATCCAGGGCAACCAATCTTTCACCCACCTTCTGGCTTAATACCCCAAAATTGAACCACCCATCTCGATCCTTGGGATTGAGTTGGACGACTCGCAAAAAACAAGCCCGAGCAAACTTTTCCTGTTCCATTTTCAATAACACCAGCCCCAAGTTATACCATATAGAAGGATTCTTGGGCTCAAGAAGGCTCAACTCTGTATAAGCCTCCGAGGCTTGTTCCCATTTAGCTAGAGCCAAGTAAGATTCGGCTATCCCTACCCACGCACGTATAGATTGAGGGTTTAACCTTGCCGCTTTCATAAAAGCGCCGACTGACTTATCCCAATTTTGCATTTTCTGGAAAATTTCTCCCATAAGCAGCCAGGCACTGACATGCCTAGGTCGAGATTCTACATAGCTTTTGAGTTCTTCAACGGCTCTTTCGAATTGACCGATTTGATTTAAACAGATCCCTAGAGGATAAGCGATCTCCTTGGAAAGAGCTCCATCTTCCCTTGCCTTAAGTAAGGCGTCTATCGCCGGGTTCCATTCTTTACGGGAGATCATGATCTGGGCAAACAAAATAGGATAATGATAATCTGTTTCATTTAAGGAAGTTGCTTTCCTAATCGCAAAATCCGCTTTATCCAACAGAGAAATTCTTAAATAGTTTGCTGCAGCCGACGCCCAGGCAACGTCAGATTTAGGAAACACTTGGATGAGTAGATCAGCATTCTTTTCGATATCGCTTCTCTGAACACTTTGCCACAAATTGATCCAATAAGGTGAAGAAGCAAGCCTAGGATCCTGTTCTCCCTTCTGCTTGATCGCATCCAGGTTTTCCTTCCAAAACGCATATTCCATGAGTCTATCCGCTTTATCCAAGATTTCTAACGGAGCACTTAATAACCTTGCTCTAACCAACTCCTTTTGAGGGTCAATTCCATCCACTATGCCAATCGTTTGATCTTTTTCGTTGATTACTGGACTGCCTAGTAATACTCCAGCTGTCTCCCCAGAAAAATACAGATGTTGACTATCCGTTTCCGGCAGTTCTTTAAGTTTGTATTTACCTATTTTCCTTGGTTCCTCAGGTGTTGGAAGAGGAATGAAAAACTCAAGCCCTGCTCCTTGAGGCCAACTATCCTTTGAAACGATTCTCAAGGCAGAAAAAGATTTGCCTTCCACCTGGACCAAAAGCAAATCTTTTTCAGGTTCTCTTAATATCCAACCCAAGTACTGAACCGGCCGAAAATCCCATCGCTTTGTTTCTTTAACCGTTTTCCCATAGAACACATTGGATAAGGTTAAAACCTTGCCGTCTGCCGATAAGATTATTCCTCTAATCCATTGTGAAGAGCCATTAGAATCGACGACAGAAAAATCAACAATTCTTGAGGTCCAAAAATCGGCATCGAAACTCGATTCTTCGGCTCTTAATAAAGAAAAGCAATAAACTAACGGAGTTAAATAAAAAAGTAAAAAGAGAAACCAATCTTTAAACAGCCAAAAAAGTTTCACAATAAGACTATTCGTTTTTACAAAGAAAAGCAGGCAGCAACTATATACAAAAAAAAGCTTAAAAAATAAAGGATAACTTATTGATTAAATTAAAAGAATAAATGCAACGAAATCAGTCTATGGTTAACCATAAAAAAGGATTTCTTATGAAAATTGGAAAGGATGAATCTATACAGATTACTTATGATGGGCAGTTAACAAGGGACCAACTGCACGAACAATTTTGTCTAAGGCTGGGCGTATAGCATTTAGGTAATCTTCGTTAAAATCTCGGTAACCGTCATAAAGCCAAACATGAGCTCTCTGGATATTTCCAAAAGAACCCAAGGGTATTCCTTTTGATTCCTTCGAAGGATAATATTCGGCAAATAGACGTACAACAATGTCTGTAGCGGTATTGGTTCCTATAAAAGAATACCTCCATCTGCCCAAATCGACCCGAACAATGGGAATCCCTTCCTGAGCTTGGCTCATCTTATCAATCCTTTTTACTTCCAAGGAAGGATAAGCTCTTTTGAAAGCAGAAATCGCTTCTTTATAGAAGAAATCTCTTTGGGAAAGATAATCATACCTGGACAAAACGAATTCCGGCGGCCTGTTAAACCATGCTTCAGGAACAGCTAAAATGTATATTTTGTCATGTGACGGTAAGGAAACATCCTTTTTAGCGCTAAATGCTAAATTTAAAAAAGAAATAAGAAATAAAAGGGAAAAGAAGAAAACTTTTCTTTTCACATATTATTATACTTGTCTTTTCCGAAGAAAACAAATGCAGAAGAAAAAACTTCATTCATCGACTAGGGCTCGAATTACTATTTCTACTCTACGGTTCCTAGCCTGCTCTTCGATTGAACCTCGAGGATTAACAACAGGATGACTTTTCCCATAACCGGTCGCATGAAAGTTATACATGCCCCGAGGAAGATGAGCTTCTAACCATTGCTGAACGGCAAAAGCTCTCTGTTCACTCAGTTGCAAATTATACATCTCATCGCCGAAAGTATCCGTATGCCCTCCAATTTCAACATCAGCCCGGTTGTATTTTTTTAATATTTCGAGCACCTGGAAAAGGAGAGGTTCAGCAGTTGGTTTAATGTTGGCTGAATCAAAGTCAAAAAGGATATCACTAGGAAGACGCAAAACGACAGGTTGTGGAACCCTGGGATCAAAATTAGCTGCTGCTTTAAATTGGGTTTGAATATCATCTACTCCAGGAATGCCTTCTCCCCCACTCGTTCCGGTAGGATGGGTTCCCGCTTGGCCAGGTGCACTCGCTCCAGGGATAGGATCATGACCAAGACCCGAAGGCAGAATATTGTTCGTATTCGGCACGCCCGGAGAGGAAGGCCCGACGATCATGTGCGAAATCATGGATTGGAGCTGAGACTTAGTATCTTCTTCATAAGGACTAAGTTCAGTAGGAGGAGTAGGAGACAGTACCGCAACTTCAGGAGCTCCTCCCGGTACCACAGAAGGCATGGGAATCCTCACCGGGTTAGCTTGAGTTACGTCTTGAACCAAAGGATTGATGGCTTTGATCTGTTTTGGAGCTTCAAGGGCTGGGATTGGAGTTACCGACGGACTTTTGGTATCAGCCCGAGCCTGAAAAATCGAAGCAGGTAGCTCAGCTCTTTTTAAATCTAGTCTGCGGTTAAATTTTTTGGCTGTGGAAGGCAAAGAGATGTTTTTGATGCGGATAGGACCAACTGTCACAATAAAACCCAAATGAAGAAGGATCGAAATGACAATTGCTAGGGTAAGTGTTTTCCGATCCAGAACTATGGAAAGTGAAGGGAAAGGTTCAGTTTTCATCAAGTGTCCGGTTTAAATGAAGGATATTTTTCTTTGAGTTTTTTTTCCCAGAAAGCAGCTTGATCACTATCACCCGCCTTTGAAAAAGATAAAATGGCCTTTTGCATCGCTCGGGGAGTAATGTGATCATCTTGATAGATCAGGCTTAAGGTTGTATAAGCCTTGGCCGCTTCCTTATAATTTTTTTGAGCAAGATAACTATCTCCAAGGAGCATGCGAGCTTTCGCATTATTCTCCCCCTCAGGTTCTTTAAGCATGACTTCCTCTAAATTCTTCTGTGCTTGGGCAAATTCTCCCAGGGCAATCTGTGTCTCAGCCAATCCCAACAGTACGGGGGAATTATTTGCGGAGTCTGGAGCCGATTTCTGGAACTCAAGGTAATAGTTGTTCGCTTCTTTCCAGTTCTTAAGTTTGCGATCCGTTTCCGCTAGCAACCATAAACTTGAAACGAAATACTTATCTTGGGGTTTAGCCACCTGAATGACCTTTTTAAAATAAAGAACAGCGCTATCCCATTTTTCTTTTTTGAGGAGTTGGCAGGCTATCCAGTAATAAAGTTCAGGAGGAATGGGTTCAGCACCACTCTTAAAATTGTCTTCATAGGATTGGATATAACCACATACCTTTTCTACATCATCTTGATGATAAGATATCCAGGCGAGCATCAAGGTAGCCGCTAAATAGAGCTTTTCAGGCTCAGTTTCCCGGGCAATGGAAAAATATTCCTTTGCCTGATCATACTGTTTTTCATCATATTTCTGCTGTCCGACGATCCATGCCGCTATACCCCGGTAAGAAGAACGAGGGTAATCGGTCAATACTTT
The DNA window shown above is from Methylacidiphilum caldifontis and carries:
- a CDS encoding tetratricopeptide repeat protein, producing MKLFWLFKDWFLFLLFYLTPLVYCFSLLRAEESSFDADFWTSRIVDFSVVDSNGSSQWIRGIILSADGKVLTLSNVFYGKTVKETKRWDFRPVQYLGWILREPEKDLLLVQVEGKSFSALRIVSKDSWPQGAGLEFFIPLPTPEEPRKIGKYKLKELPETDSQHLYFSGETAGVLLGSPVINEKDQTIGIVDGIDPQKELVRARLLSAPLEILDKADRLMEYAFWKENLDAIKQKGEQDPRLASSPYWINLWQSVQRSDIEKNADLLIQVFPKSDVAWASAAANYLRISLLDKADFAIRKATSLNETDYHYPILFAQIMISRKEWNPAIDALLKAREDGALSKEIAYPLGICLNQIGQFERAVEELKSYVESRPRHVSAWLLMGEIFQKMQNWDKSVGAFMKAARLNPQSIRAWVGIAESYLALAKWEQASEAYTELSLLEPKNPSIWYNLGLVLLKMEQEKFARACFLRVVQLNPKDRDGWFNFGVLSQKVGERLVALDAYKKTIQIDPRFGMGWFNLGCLCQELHLFPEAIDAWHRAEENLPGDIRPLINLVFLENQLHDFNERDKDLTKIENLNPQLAHQIKYKIANSAH
- a CDS encoding OmpA family protein, giving the protein MKTEPFPSLSIVLDRKTLTLAIVISILLHLGFIVTVGPIRIKNISLPSTAKKFNRRLDLKRAELPASIFQARADTKSPSVTPIPALEAPKQIKAINPLVQDVTQANPVRIPMPSVVPGGAPEVAVLSPTPPTELSPYEEDTKSQLQSMISHMIVGPSSPGVPNTNNILPSGLGHDPIPGASAPGQAGTHPTGTSGGEGIPGVDDIQTQFKAAANFDPRVPQPVVLRLPSDILFDFDSANIKPTAEPLLFQVLEILKKYNRADVEIGGHTDTFGDEMYNLQLSEQRAFAVQQWLEAHLPRGMYNFHATGYGKSHPVVNPRGSIEEQARNRRVEIVIRALVDE